CTCAGCGGTCCCAAAAGCTTACATCTTTGAATTGGAAATTTCCCATCTCGGCGAGCTCAGAGATGGTGTCGTGCGCTACTTCGGAGGGGATATACAACTGGACGAGCGACATCTCCTCCGAGCCTACAAAGAAGGGGGAAGGCATCGGGTTAGTGAGCGACTTTTTCAgtagaggagagagaagagacgcTTACGGAAGAGAGAGGGGTAGTTGGTCGACATCTTGAAGGCGTGTGTACAGCTGTAGGCCGCCTAGTGACTGTAATAGATGTTATGACTCTGAAGAAAGGAGATTAGCTGGCTAGTagatgagggaagagggatgatgagTGGATAGCAGCGGTGACGGTGTGGTGATGATCGGGGCCGGTCAGGATAACTGGATACTGGTATCGGAATTTGCGGGGATTACTGGAAATGGCACTGTAAGTATTGATTAGTAACTTATTAGTACTGATCCTACTCTCGTCCATGACcattcactcaccatacatacacacatcACTtgctccctcttctctccattACCTTCCCGTCTCTTGCTCGTCAACTCAttcacacatacatacacgaTACGATGCCTCAATAACACACACATCATAGCTCTGACACCGTCCATCCCCACGCtcattcatccatcaatcCATCGTAATCGTTGCATCGCATACGCATACACATACACTTGTCGCTACGAGCATTCAAAATGGCACACATCCTCTTTCAGTTCCGCCTCGCATTGTacaccatcaccctcttatccgtctccttcctcgccgtCTTCATAGGTCTGATATGTACTCTGGTTGGACATCGACTGAATACCAACTATTTCGTGGCTAGGACATTCTGGCATGTAGCGGGTCCTATAATGGGTTGGAAGTTTGTagtagagggagaggagcaTCTGTGGAATATGGAAGGTACAGGTGGGGAAGGCGAAGGACAGGCTAGCaagaaagggagaagtgCTGTCATGGTGGGAAACCatcagaggtgagtacacGGGTTGTGACAAACGCGCATATATGAGCGCCTTTTATCGGAGCTGAACAGAGCTGATGTTCATTACTTAAACCACAGCTTCGTCGATATCCTTTACCTCGGTCGAATCTTCCCTAAACATGCTGCTATCATGGCCAAGAAATCTATTAAGATCATCCCTGGTCTGGGCTGGTTCAGTAAGTTTGCTCTGCTCATGTGGAATGGTTTGGACACTATTGACAATACACTGCAGTGATGTTGTCCGGCACCGTCTTCATCAACCGGTCGAACAACAAGTCTGCCGTGGCCAGTATGACtcaagcaggagaagatatGAAGCGAAAGAGAGTGCGTCTATTCTCCTGCACTATAATAATTCCCGCCGCTTTGATACAATACGTGTCGGTGCGTctaagctgacatgatcgaCATTGAAAAGATTTCACTGTGGATCTTCCCCGAGGGTACAAGACATATGTCGCCGGAACCGgatcttctcccattcaaGAAGGGCGCATTCTACCTTGCAGTGCAGTGTAAGTTCTGGTGATTGTGTACATTCTGATAAGAACTTCCGCTGATGACCCCTCGTGCTCGTAGCTGGAGTACCAGTTGTCCCTGTTGTCTGCCAAAATTATCAGCACCTGTTCGACGGGAAGACACGGTTCCGCAGAGGCACTCTGCGTATCAAAGGTGAGGACATCCCGGGTTGACCATCACTCTACCTGGACGATCCGAGCTGATCGAGTTCATATTTCAGTGCTTCCGCCTATCCCCACGACTGGTCTCACCGCTGCCGATGTTCCAGACCTGATGAACAAGACGCGAGACCTCATGCTTGCTACCTTACAAGAACTGTCCGGTCCACCCACGCCTCCTTCGCAGGTCAATTCACCAGCACCCCTCTTATCACATTCTGATCGAGTCGGGACATATCATACCTCGAACGACGAAGCGGCTGTCGAAGCTGCGGTAGATGCCGAAGAAGCAGAGCGAGAACCGGCGGACTATGTCTCTGTACAGCCGAGTCGGAAGTCTGAGCGAAATAGCGTGTCTGCATTGGAAGAGCAAGTCGCGAATGAGAcgggtgggaagaagaatcAGAGGAAAAGCAAGAGAATAGCGATAGCGTGAGCTAAAATAATAGGGATGAATATGTCAAGTAATAATGTATTAAGGCTTATAATGGCATTTTTGTTTCGGTCTCGTTGCATCAGGATGGTTTCCGATTTCTTCTTACCAGTCGTTGGGGGTGTCGAGGGACACATCTATTCGCTAAGCGTAGAACTCATGCGTCGTGGTTATAAAGTTGGTCAAGGTTCCTTCCTTACTAAGCACTGACATGTGTGAGGTGAGGCGTACTGAGTGTTGCTCTTGTCTTGTCCAGGTGATagtgatcactcactcgcatcCTCAACGGACGGGGATACGTTATCTCTCACCCGGACTCAAAGTCTATCATCTCCCTTATCTCCCCATCGCCTCGTCAGCGACATTACCAAacttcctgctcttcctaCCTTATTTTCGCCATATAATCCTATCAGAGCAAATCGACCTGATCCACGGACACGGCTCGCTTTCGTCCTTGGCACACGAGGCTATCATCCACGCTCCGTTGATGGGAGTGAAGAGCGTGTTTACGGATCATAGTTTGTTTGGATTTGGCGATGCGGTAGGGGTATTGACGAACAAGTTGCTGGGCGGAGCACTAAGATGCGTAGATGGGGTGATTTGTGTTAGCAATACTGGGTAAGTGCACAGGTAACAGCAAGAGCGAGATGCTGATCGTGTTGTGTAAATCGAACGGGACAGTCGTGAGAATACGGTACTTCGAGCTCAACTGGATCCGTCTATCGTTTCTGTCATCCCCAATGCGCTCGTCCCAGACAAATTTCAACCGGATCCATCTCGTGCAGATCCTAACTACAGTAAGTATAGTATCACGTCTAACCGTAATCACACCTCTCTCATGTCTCAATTGTACCTCTCGCTGTCAGAGCATGTTATGATCCCAAAGACAATGCCTCGTGATCAGCCGCTGATACTACATCACGTTGATCTCCCAGTCACCATCGTAGTGATATCCCGTCTTGTCTATCGCAAAGGTATCGATCTACTCGTTGCGTCTGCTCCGCACATCTGCGATCTTTTCCCAGAAGTCCGATTCGCCGTTGGTGGGGATGGACCAAAGATGGTAGAGCTTGAAcagatgagggagaagtacCAGTTACAAGATAGGATAGAACTTTTAGGATCAGTCAAGCCTTCTGACGTCagggatgtgagtgtgggcTCGGCCCCTGTTCTCCTAGCGCTGGACATCTCGTCGACGTGACCCTACGTCTCAGGGATGGCAGAGACGACATAGTAGCTGACTTGTTTCACTCATGCAGGTCCTGACTCGCGGTCAGATCTATCTCAACAACTCACTCACTGAAGCTTTCGGAATAAGCATCATCGAAGCGGCTTCTGCGGGTTTATTCGTCGTCGCCACCAAAGTCGGAGGGGTTTCCGAGATCTTGCCAGAGGACATGATTGAATTTGCAAGGGCtgacgaggatggtgagtgacccaACGAGCGATTCCTATCCCATTTACTCTATCGCCCAACGTCCCTTGTTCATCGCGTCGTATGGGAGATTGGGTCTATACATCTGGGTTGTCTTGATCATTATCATACATCGTGCTGACGAGTCTAACCATGCTACTCTCCCTTCGCCGTACAACGCCTCGCTCAGACGTAATTCGCGCTCTTACCCACGCTATACACACCATCAAAGCGGGTCGACACGATCCTCTCGAAGCTCACAATCGTGTGAGAGGCATGTATTCCTGGTCGGGGGTAGCAGAGCGTACAGAGATCGTATACGACCGAGCGATGAAAACCCCACCTCGAGATACCAgtgagagattgaagaggtgagtgtggccaGAAAGTTACGCTAGGTCAGTCTGCTGATTTGTAATGGTAGATATTTGGCCCTGGGGCCAGTGTATGGGATTATATTATGTTGCATTATTGCTATTGAGCATTATTTCTTTTGGTTCTTGGAATGGTATGATCCAAGAGATAGGATAGAGATCGTAGGGTCTGATTGGCATATGAGGAGATTtgaacaggtgagttgatccaTCTGACTGATTGAGCTGGAGGCGATGAGCATGACCAGGAGTCAGGAGGAATGTCGGAATGATGACTGGTTGCTGGCGCACAAAGGGGTTCAAGTGCTGACGGTCTAGGTTTTTTCTCCCATAGGTCGTCAGAGACGAGAAAGTTCCGCGCAATGATCCAACAGCGGCTGATATAGGAGATCAATAGACAAATATCTAGTTGGGTGTGAGAAGTCGACGTTGTGTCAAAACAGCTATCTTACGTAGAGTTCCCTATACCACGCACAATCATACCCCCTAGCATTGAGCATCTGATATTCGATTAGTATACCATCTATCCAAAAAGACCAGCAATGATTAATCATGCATTCATTTACACTGATatgtccttcttgtctcTCTTCTGTCGATCTGACCAATTCGCATCCGCAAGCATCGCCAGATACACCAACTCTCGTAGATATACCGTGTCCAAGCGACAACCGCACTTCCAGTAATGCACGCCACTTACAACTCCGGCACATCAACCTTTCCAAATACTTCCGCCCCTTCCCAACTCAACAACTCGCAATCCCTCTCATCAGCCTCATGCACCCCTGTCGAAATTTGCGTTTCGACACATGCCAAGTCGAGTGTCGAATCAAGGACAAGTACAGGATGATCTACGGTGACAACGAACAAGAGCGTGGGTATGGTCAGTTGTACAATCTGCAGGATTTAGTCAGATCTGACTCACGCCATACACCTGGAGAATAGGATAATCCCATGTTGGCAGGCATGATGAAGCTCTTCAATGTCTTTGGATCAGGTCGATCATCTATACGAGTCGTTAGCTACTGCCTCCTACAGAGTCAGGTTGACGTGGCACTCACCCGGTCCATTCTCCGcgacgatgacaaggaaCTCTCCGCCCGCTTCAAgtgcttcttcacctttACCGGCCCACTAGACACGTGAAATAGACATTAGCGACTATTACTGACACATGCTGCGGatcgccgcactcacctcagcCTTGCCCATCGGGATGAATGCCTGACTCGTATACTTGTGTCTCTCCATATACCTCACATCAAATGTCTTCCCCCTCGCCAAGCCCACCTTCTTCGTAGCTCTGAACACCGAGATTCCAGTAATTGCTCCACTATTTTCCGGGTAGGTAGAGACGATAGGTGCCAATCTGTTGTTCTTCCTTGTTTTCCCATCCGGAGCAGACTCAAAGTCTGTGTGGGAAGCATCGGGAGTAGGAGTGATCACGTGTCCGAAGGGCTTGAACGCTGTAGCAGTGAGAGGGACGGGTGTCTGTGATGATACCTGTGCAGTAGTAGTGTTTTGAGACATGTGAGGGAGTAGAGATGcaagagaggggagaagatggtgaggtgTTGGAGCAGAAACATGGGCTTGTGGATGCGCATGATGGACTGGAGGAGGATGCGGGATGTTCGCGTTGACTAAGGATCCCGCGGGAAGATTCTtgggtgggaaaggtggGATTTGGAGGTAGAGTGGTGTCGATGGCGCGACCTTTTCAAGGTAGAGCGGATCGAGCACGTTCGGGACAACAGCTTCGATGACAGCGTAGTCCAGGTCCTGCAACGTAGACAAACTTCAGTCAATGCCTTGATCCCATACCAGCTTGcgagatcactcaccccacCAACTGTCAACAACGAGTGATCTACAGATGACCATCCAAAATCAGCGACGGACTTTGACAGACGGTGATCACAGTCTATTAACTCACGCCAGATTCCCTGATCGAAGGTGACACCTTGAGCAGCAGTCGCGATGAATGCGCGCACAGTGCTCAGGTCCGGCTTGTCGTCCGCTCCATTCAAGGCCACCACGACGATGAACGCTCCAGGAGGTGAAGCGTCTGGTGTCCTACCCATCGGAATGAAAGCTTGGGTTGTATGTTGGTGTCTGTTCATCGGTTCCCTAACTTAGCTACGATCTCTGACACAAACCTGTTGCACTCACCGTTCAAGCACCGTCACTTCGAGCTTCAATCCGTCCTTGATATCCAACTTGCTCTGCGCTTTGACACTACCCACGTGCAATCCACCCTTCGTTAAAGTGCCAGCTGGATAACTCTCTTCGACTTTACCAAGTCTGTGGAACTTGAAGGCCGTTCCTTGATTGGCTATCGTGACAGGAACGCCCTTTGGAGCTGAAGTGGGCAACGAATGACCTTGAATGACTTGACCATAAGGCTTGAACACCTCTGGCGTCAATGGTAACGTAGGGATAGTGAGACTTCCATCAGAAGGTAGGGTCAAAACGCTCTCTGCCGTTGGCGTGAGGGGATGACCGAAGATACGAACTCGTTTGGATCCACCATCAGGGAAGATGTCGTATCGAATATGACTGAACACTTGACCTTGAGGAACATTGCGTTCGATATCGAAGAAATGTTGACGATGCGGACCAAGAGGCTTCTTCGCGACGACTGTGGTCCATTTTGCGTTATCGAGAGActccccatcttccacaaGAGTGGCCTCGATAGCACAGGCCTATATACATACAACCGATATCAGCGCCACCCTCGATTCTGCATGCCATACCAGCCGCAATGGACGGAATACTGTGTTTGTAGTATGTCTCACTCAGAGCACACTCACTGCAGGATAGTTCCCCGGATGGAAAGCCGTATCAACTTCTACCCATCTGATCACGCCCGTAACGCCCAACTTTGCCACGACccattccttcctctcctgacCTTCCAGCGGTCCACCAATTGCATacttcccccttccctcctgaCTCCTTCGcgtctcccatccatctgACATGTCGAACCCGCGTCCTGGCAAGAGGAGGTTTTGGGGCGGGGAGAAGTTGGCATCGGAGCATGAAATGATTCGAGCTCCGATAAGAggggaaaggagattgacggGATCGATTTCGTGATAGTTCTCTGGAagagaggtgggaatggatGGAGCGTGAGGGAGACCGTAGGCCCTAAATCTGGCCTGAAGCACGAAAGCACAGTGGTCCAACTAAGCTCTATCGCTCGTGTATGCCCAAGATgaagactcaccatcccgCCATCTGGTATCATCCTAACCATCACAGCGCCCCAATTGCCTTGTTTCCCAGCACTCCCAACCTCAAACACATGTCTACTATTCGGTCCCAGATCTACTACAGGTAAGACTTCCACCCAATCCGGATTGGAAGGAACGAGTTTCGCGTCAGGTGTGGAGGACAGGGAGAGCGCAAAGACTTGAGATTGGGGAGCTTCGTTACCGCTAAAGTGGGATGTATCAATGTCGACATAGTGTAGCGAAGTGAGCGGCGTGGCAAGTCGGATTATCACCCTATTGATGAGACGTATGATGGTCAGCGTCAACGAGGCAGGCAATTGTCACGCGAGCGCCCTGGAGAGGAAGGCTTGGGTGACGCTGTTTAGAAAACAGGTAGGAGAGACGCGACTCACCAATCGAAAGAGGGACTGTGTCGTCTCGACTCCCAACCATCGTATAGCGCACCATTGGGTCCAAATTGACCTTTGAGCGAGATAGACGGCTACAATC
This genomic interval from Kwoniella shandongensis chromosome 5, complete sequence contains the following:
- a CDS encoding allantoicase; this encodes MSSTTPISLEEFDSNIKTNFIEVSSAALGGQVVACSDDFFASRHNLIKPTPSISLKGQFGPNGALYDGWESRRHSPSFDWVIIRLATPLTSLHYVDIDTSHFSGNEAPQSQVFALSLSSTPDAKLVPSNPDWVEVLPVVDLGPNSRHVFEVGSAGKQGNWGAVMVRMIPDGGMARFRAYGLPHAPSIPTSLPENYHEIDPVNLLSPLIGARIISCSDANFSPPQNLLLPGRGFDMSDGWETRRSQEGRGKYAIGGPLEGQERKEWVVAKLGVTGVIRWVEVDTAFHPGNYPAACAIEATLVEDGESLDNAKWTTVVAKKPLGPHRQHFFDIERNVPQGQVFSHIRYDIFPDGGSKRVRIFGHPLTPTAESVLTLPSDGSLTIPTLPLTPEVFKPYGQVIQGHSLPTSAPKGVPVTIANQGTAFKFHRLGKVEESYPAGTLTKGGLHVGSVKAQSKLDIKDGLKLEVTVLERHQHTTQAFIPMGRTPDASPPGAFIVVVALNGADDKPDLSTVRAFIATAAQGVTFDQGIWHHSLLTVGGDLDYAVIEAVVPNVLDPLYLEKVAPSTPLYLQIPPFPPKNLPAGSLVNANIPHPPPVHHAHPQAHVSAPTPHHLLPSLASLLPHMSQNTTTAQVSSQTPVPLTATAFKPFGHVITPTPDASHTDFESAPDGKTRKNNRLAPIVSTYPENSGAITGISVFRATKKVGLARGKTFDVRYMERHKYTSQAFIPMGKAEWAGKGEEALEAGGEFLVIVAENGPDDRPDPKTLKSFIMPANMGLSYSPGVWHHPVLVLDSTLDLACVETQISTGVHEADERDCELLSWEGAEVFGKVDVPEL